A genomic segment from Poecilia reticulata strain Guanapo linkage group LG3, Guppy_female_1.0+MT, whole genome shotgun sequence encodes:
- the LOC103462096 gene encoding monoacylglycerol lipase ABHD2-A-like encodes MSAHESDLHTISPEMPAMFDGMKLAAVATVLYIIVRCLNLKSSTAAPDLTYQDTALNRFLLKSCSQLSKEYIPPLLWGKSGHLQTALYGKLGRVSSPHPCGIRKYLPMQDGATATFDLFEPLGDHQTGDDITMVICPGIGNHSEKHYIRTFVDYAQKDGYRCAVLNHLGALPNIELTSPRMFTYGCTWEFAAMVGYIKRAYPQTQLIVVGFSLGGNIVCKFLGENRVNQERVLCCVSVCQGYSALRAQETFLQWDQFRRFYNFLMADNMKKIILSHRHSLFGGSLLKKFDTDLNRLYIATSLTQIDDNIMRKFHGYSSLKEYYEKESCVHYIHNVDVPLLLVNAADDPLVHDSLLAIPRTLAAKKPNVIFALTLHGGHLGFFEGDVLFPQPLTWMDKVIVGYANTMCQWEKQKAPCQASHLTGSSCAEAKA; translated from the exons ATGAGCGCGCACGAGTCGGACCTGCACACCATCTCCCCGGAGATGCCGGCCATGTTTGACGGCATGAAGCTGGCGGCCGTTGCCACGGTGCTCTACATCATCGTCCGCTGCTTGAATCTGAAGAGTTCCACCGCAGCGCCGGACCTCACCTACCAGGACACGGCACTCAACCGCTTCCTGCTCAAGTCCTGCTCTCAGCTGTCCAAAGA gtacATCCCGCCATTGCTGTGGGGTAAGAGCGGTCACCTCCAAACAGCGCTGTATGGTAAACTGGGTCGGGTGAGCTCGCCTCACCCTTGTGGAATCAGGAAGTATTTGCCCATGCAAGATGGAGCCACGGCAACCTTTGACCTCTTTGAGCCCCTGGGGGACCATCAAACAGGAG ACGACATCACCATGGTGATATGTCCTGGTATCGGTAACCATAGCGAGAAGCACTACATCCGAACCTTTGTGGATTACGCCCAGAAAGATGGATACAGGTGTGCCGTGCTGAACCACCTGGGTGCTCTTCCCAACATCGAGCTCACGTCTCCACGCATGTTCACTTACG GGTGCACTTGGGAGTTTGCAGCAATGGTTGGCTACATTAAGAGGGCATATCCTCAGACCCAGCTGATCGTCGTGGGCTTCAGCCTGGGTGGGAACATCGTTTGCAAGTTCCTGGGTGAGAACAGGGTGAACCAGGAGCGAGTGCTGTGCTGCGTGAGCGTCTGTCAGGGCTACAGCGCTCTCAG GGCTCAGGAAACATTCCTACAGTGGGATCAGTTCAGACGGTTCTACAATTTCCTCATGGCAGACAACATGAAGAAAATTATCTTGTCACACAG GCACAGTCTGTTTGGGGGAAGCTTACTGAAAAAGTTTGACACAGATCTCAATCGACTGTACATAGCAACATCCCTCACGCAGATTGACGACAACATCATGAG AAAGTTCCACGGCTACAGCTCTCTCAAAGAGTACTATGAAAAGGAGAGCTGTGTACATTATATCCACAAT GTGGATGTGCCACTGCTGCTGGTAAACGCTGCCGACGATCCCCTGGTTCATGACTCACTGCTTGCCATCCCTCGCACATTAGCAG CAAAGAAGCCGAACGTGATCTTCGCCCTGACGCTTCACGGAGGCCACTTGGGCTTCTTCGAGGGCGACGTGCTTTTCCCTCAGCCCCTCACCTGGATGGACAAAGTGATCGTGGGCTACGCCAACACCATGTGCCAGTGGGAGAAACAGAAAGCGCCCTGCCAAGCCAGCCACCTCACCGGGAGCTCCTGCGCAGAGGCAAAAGCCTAA
- the LOC103462095 gene encoding lactadherin-like: MKATGNITTAALGSFLLLLCACSARGDYCEVNACHNGATCVTGVGEDPFICICADGFGGDTCNLTETGPCSPNPCRNDGSCEVIAPTRRGDVFNEYVCKCQPGFEGAHCQINVNDCAKDPCRNGGTCRDLDGDYTCQCPSPYVGKQCQLRCITLLGMEGGAIEESQISASSVHYGVLGLQRWGPELARLNNQGIVNAWTSASHDRNPWIEINMQKKMRLTGIITQGASRMGAAEFIKAFKVASSLDGISYVTYKGDGIRRDKVFVGNADNDSTKTNLFDPPIVAQYIRIIPVVCRKACTLRMELVGCELNVYSNTAGCSETLGMKSRLISDDQLSASSTYRTWGIDTFTWHPQFARLDKAGKTNAWSPAQNNRSEWIQVDLGKTKQLTGIITQGAKDFGVVQFVSEFKVAYSNDGESWSVVIDGNTGSDQIFQGNIDNNSHKKNVFEPPFYAQYVRVVPWEWHERITLRMELLGCDD, translated from the exons aTGAAAGCTACAGGTAATATAACTACAGCGGCTTTAGGATCCTTCCTTCTGCTGCTTTGCGCGTGTTCAGCCAGAG GTGACTACTGCGAGGTGAACGCCTGCCACAATGGAGCGACGTGCGTGACAGGAGTGGGAGAGGATCCTTTCATCTGCATCTGTGCAGACGGCTTTGGTGGAGACACCTGTAACCTGACGGAGACAG GACCGTGTAGTCCTAACCCGTGTAGGAATGACGGCTCCTGCGAGGTCATCGCTCCGACCAGACGAGGGGATGTTTTCAACGAATACGTCTGCAAGTGCCAGCCCGGCTTTGAAGGAGCGCACTGCCAGATTA ATGTGAATGACTGTGCCAAAGATCCTTGTAGAAATGGAGGAACCTGCCGGGATCTCGACGGGGACTACACTTGCCAATGCCCGTCTCCGTATGTCGGGAAGCAGTGCCAGCTAC GTTGCATTACCCTGCTGGGTATGGAAGGAGGAGCCATTGAGGAGTCCCAGATCTCTGCGTCCTCTGTGCACTATGGTGTTCTGGGTTTGCAGCGCTGGGGTCCCGAGTTGGCCCGACTCAACAACCAAGGCATTGTCAATGCCTGGACGTCAGCCAGCCACGACAGGAACCCCTGGATTGAG ATTAACATGCAGAAGAAGATGCGTCTGACGGGCATCATCACCCAGGGAGCCAGCCGCATGGGCGCAGCAGAATTCATCAAGGCCTTCAAAGTGGCCAGCAGCCTGGATGGAATCAGCTACGTCACCTACAAAGGAGACGGCATACGAAGAGACAAG GTTTTTGTGGGGAATGCTGACAACGACAGCACTAAGACCAACCTTTTTGACCCTCCCATCGTGGCGCAGTACATACGCATCATTCCCGTCGTCTGTCGCAAGGCCTGCACCCTGCGCATGGAGCTGGTGGGCTGTGAGCTAAATG TTTATTCAAACACGGCAGGTTGCTCCGAGACCCTGGGAATGAAATCTCGACTCATCTCAGATGATCAGCTTTCAGCCTCTAGCACTTACCGCACGTGGGGGATCGATACCTTCACCTGGCACCCTCAGTTCGCCCGGCTGGACAAGGCGGGAAAGACGAACGCCTGGTCTCCCGCTCAAAACAATCGCTCCGAGTGGATCcag GTGGATcttggtaaaacaaaacagctcaCAGGCATCATCACTCAGGGTGCCAAGGACTTTGGGGTGGTGCAGtttgtttcagagtttaaaGTCGCATACAGCAATGACGGAGAGTCTTGGAGCGTCGTTATAGATGGAAACACTGGCAGTGATCAG ATTTTCCAGGGAAACATCGACAACAACTCCCACAAGAAGAACGTGTTCGAGCCGCCGTTCTACGCTCAGTACGTCCGAGTCGTTCCCTGGGAATGGCACGAGCGCATCACTCTACGCATGGAGCTGCTGGGCTGCGATGACTAA
- the LOC103462094 gene encoding uncharacterized protein LOC103462094 → MEDTQPRQLHVTIQRGMTFPIVEKCMTCCFPGLYHCPFCTPAFFKPAKRSKVMLHLEYHLKRACHVGEYTIHKCGLDCAKRPHYHCLYCIAMLGSKHDFNKHIEFCQEMQKNHDDPQDGASLVNRAKKLTDGEKAVSSFFMEIHDSESEDMALDSLSRAEQEGRSNMLGMAIGEDAAEKEGTFGQLAVTKRDKMLQVNLEKPQDCDEFYFMNLVKMFKKLSPSKKTEVRMKIERVLFEAEFV, encoded by the exons ATGGAAGACACTCAACCTCGACAA cttcATGTAACCATCCAAAGAGGAATGACCTTCCCGATTGTGGAGAAATGCATGACCTGCTGCTTCCCAGGCCTGTATCACTGTCCCTTTTGCACACCGGCCTTCTTCAAGCCTGCGAAGCGCTCCAAAGTCATGCTCCATTTAGAGTATCACCTGAAAAGAGCCTGTCATGTTGGAG AGTACACAATCCATAAATGTGGACTGGACTGTGCCAAACGACCACACTACCATTGTCTGTACTGCATAGCCATGCTGGGAAGCAAGCACGATTTCAACAAACACATCGAGTTCTGCCAAGAGATGCAAAAGAACCACGACGACCCACAGGATGGGGCTTCACTAGTTAACAGAGCCAAAAAACTGACTGATGGAGAGAAAGCTGTTTCCTCATTTTTCATG GAGATCCATGATAGCGAGAGTGAAGACATGGCTCTGGATTCCCTGAGCAGAGCGGAGCAGGAAGGGCGCAGCAATATGTTGGGCATGGCGATCGGCGAGGATGCTGCAGAGAAAGAGGgaacgtttggtcagctggccGTGACCAAACGGGACAAAATGTTGCAAGTGAACTTGGAGAAACCTCAAGACTGTGACGAGTTCTACTTCATGAACctggtgaaaatgttcaaaaagttGAGTCCCTCAAAGAAGACCGAGGTCAGGATGAAAATCGAGAGGGTTCTGTTTGAAGCAGAGTTCGTGtag